In the Parashewanella tropica genome, AGCGCACGAATGGCCTTGATCATATCATCATCTTTGTGAAGATCGGGGATTAAAATCGACCCATCATCCGCATAGCTGTATTCACCTTCGGATTTATTAATCAAACCTAAGGTTTCTTGTGCATATTGATCTTCGATTTCAGCCAGTTCACTACCCGGTATAATTTTTTCCAGTGGCTTATCACTTTCAGGGTGAACCATACGTTTAAACATTGGGCGCATAACTGTAAGGATCAATACCAATACCACAATCGCGGCCAATACAAATTTCACTACGCGCATGAACCAAGGTTGCTCCCAAAGTTCAGGCTTCGGTGCCGCTTCAAATTCATGTTGCATGAATGGTACGGTTACCACTTCTAACATATCACCACGAGCGGAGTTAAAACCAACCGCTCCTTCTAGCAAGCGACGAATATTAGCAAGTTCAGCTTCGGTGCGAGGCTCACGGTTGATTTGTCCATCTTCGCCAGCAGCACCTCTTTTGTAGTTAACGGCAACTGAAACACTAATACGTTGAATAATGCCAATTTGCTGACGTGTGTGGCTAATAGTGGTATCGACTTCAAAGTTACGTGTCGCTTCGCGGTGGGAGCTACCATTACGCTCTGCTGAACCTTCTTGAGTTAACTCGCTCACCTGCTCAGGAATTTCAGATTTTAACGGTGGCTGATTCGACAAAGCTCCCGGAATACCACCAACAAAGCCAGCACCAGAATTTGTTTCTAGGGTTTGCTCACTGCGAACTGCTGTTTGAGCAGGATTGTAGCGCTTGGCGGTTTGCTCTTTAGCCGTAAAGTCCATCCCCACATCCACTTGTGAGGTAAAGTTTTCAGGGCCAAGAATTGGGATCAAAATAGATTGAATTTTGTTGCGGTATTCATCTTCTTTAGACTGAACAATTTCAAGTTCACGACGCGCTCTGGCTGATACGCCGTCTTGACTACCCGAATTGAGCAAGCGACCAGCTGAATCAGTCACTGTTACTCGGCTTGGGTCTAGGTTTTGTACCGCTGATGCTACGATATCAACAATTGAATCAATTTCTTCTTGACCAAGACCACTTCGACGAGTTGTGATAACCACTGTTGCACTTGGCTGAGATTTACGACGCGCAAATACGTTTTCTTTCGGCAAAGCTAAAATCACTTTGGCACGAGTCACACTTTTTAACTCTTCGATTGCACGAGCAAGATTTTGTTCTTGACTGTGTTTCAGTCTGGCTTGCTCCATGCGTTGGCTAACGCCGAACCCGCTATCTTTGTTGAGAAAGTCGTCATTCTTGGTGCTGCTTTCAATACCTGAGCGGCTCAGTAGCAATTTAACTTCTTGGTATTTAGCTTCTGGGACTCGTACAACATCAACATCGAGTTGATATTCGATTTTATTTTTATCG is a window encoding:
- the fliF gene encoding flagellar basal-body MS-ring/collar protein FliF; translation: MSTELTVGNQSSEVSTTNAGADQEHKSGMLDGIGNSNTLRQITMILGLAVCLALAVFVLLLASEDEYRPLGKMETQELIQVLDVLDKNKIEYQLDVDVVRVPEAKYQEVKLLLSRSGIESSTKNDDFLNKDSGFGVSQRMEQARLKHSQEQNLARAIEELKSVTRAKVILALPKENVFARRKSQPSATVVITTRRSGLGQEEIDSIVDIVASAVQNLDPSRVTVTDSAGRLLNSGSQDGVSARARRELEIVQSKEDEYRNKIQSILIPILGPENFTSQVDVGMDFTAKEQTAKRYNPAQTAVRSEQTLETNSGAGFVGGIPGALSNQPPLKSEIPEQVSELTQEGSAERNGSSHREATRNFEVDTTISHTRQQIGIIQRISVSVAVNYKRGAAGEDGQINREPRTEAELANIRRLLEGAVGFNSARGDMLEVVTVPFMQHEFEAAPKPELWEQPWFMRVVKFVLAAIVVLVLILTVMRPMFKRMVHPESDKPLEKIIPGSELAEIEDQYAQETLGLINKSEGEYSYADDGSILIPDLHKDDDMIKAIRALVANEPELSTQVIKSWLQEEDA